TAATAGGTTTCACAATAGAGTGAGTAACAAATGGAACAATGgtattcagtaaaaaaaaaaataggcttcTGTTTGGTGAATCTTTTCCAATGCCCACTACGTCAcgccttttttgttttcttactcattcGTTTAGTTAAATTTGCTGTCAAATAATACATTTccattatttcattatctttctcacCGTGCACAACAATCTGTGGTCATGGTGGGAAAGCAGATACGTTGTATCTGGCAGCTTGTCGGAACTCGGGAAGATCCCTGATCCCTGTTGACCCCCCACAGCTACGTAAATTTTCTAATCCCAATCTGTTAGGTaaagatttgtttattttgttcttacAACCATTTACAGAGTGCATGgtccgaatttttttttttttcatgtatttttatttttatttatgtaagagggacaccgggcaggaaaaaaaaaaaaaaaaaaagcccacggAGATGCCAGCCCCCAAAAAGATATTTTAAGAATGATGGTTGCTAAAACCCATCAGAAATACTGCTATGTTTTATAACTGCTTTACCTCCCTGACAAATCTAAGGAGTGGAGAAGCAGCTTTGGCAGCGTGTAAGGCGTTTTGGAGGCGCTGGAAAGAAGCGTGAAAATTCCTGTACTACTTGCTGCtggatttaatgtttttttttttcctcgattttttcctccttgattCATTTTTCAATCTCACTCGTTATTTTATACATttcttactatttctttttgtctttaccCAATCTTGGTCATTTCTAGAGCTAGTGATTGGGGAGATGAATGTGggatgaaaagaaatggaggaaaacatTGCAATAGATTTCATCatacaaaattacaaagaaaaggaatacgaatgagtgaataagaagaaatttaaaaaagaaaaccaatcACTTTTAGGGAAAAACAGATCTATCTTATTTCTTGGATCCCCAAACAGgactagccaaacctaaccagGTAGATGGGGCAAAAACCCTTTAAAAGCTTCTCCATACTGTAacataaacttaacctaacttaattctAATGGAGGGGGGTTTTACCCCTCCTGGATCCCTCCACAGACATTAAATAAACCTAATCTCCTGAACAGGGGCCCACCTGAAATATTCCCAACAGACACTAACCTAATCCCTTCCCTCAGGGAAGCATTGGCCCCTCCATTGGACCCCTGTGCAGatacttacctaacctaaccttgtaaTCTGCAGCTTGTTCTTTCTCCATTATCCACACTGTCAGTGAATCCTCTGTCTCCTCTACTATAGTGTTTCTTGATTTCACTAACTTAGTGATGCCCTATGCTGCCTTTATGAATTGATTTTTTCATACTAATGGGCTAGAAATATGGCAGTAACCTGTATAAATAGATACTTTATAATTATCCCATAGCCATTTTATCCACCTTTGGggtatgaataataatgatattgaacCATCTAAAATATTCCCCTAGAATAATGTTATAATCTTAGGTTCAGCTGCACATAACTATATTACAGAGGAATATGAGTATAGTTCAGTATGAAATAGGTCATTGGTTTGCATTGACCGGAAACAATTGTTTTAAGGTGTGCCATGGCTGGTATCAACATACGGGAGGCAAGGAAGACTGATGCCAAGAAGATCTTTGAGCTGATGCAGCAACAAGCAATAGAGCAGAATACTGTCCTTCCATCCCACCTCACTCATGAAGGTATGGCTGTACACCAGCTACACTGGTACTCAGTGATCACCTCAATAAAGAAGCGAAGTGATATTATGTAATCATGGCCTTTATATTCACTGACCAAAGAAaccaagatagatagatagatagatagatagatagatagatagatagatagatagatagagagagagagagagagagagagagagagaagttccCTAGCAGTTCCGAACACTCACTTACTGTGCAAAGAGACATTAGCCAATCTGATTGTGGGTAAATAACACAAGTTTTAAGAAGCTTAATTTTTTCAGCCGTGGCAGAGGGTGGCTGGGGTCCGGCAGCAGTGTTCATGACATTTGtggcagagaggaaggagacCAAAGAAGGGGAGCTGGTTGGCTACATTCTGGCGCACCGTGCGTACTCCACCTGGGAGGGGCGTGCAATGTACATCAAGGAAATATATGTGGTCCCTGCATCCCGTCACTCAGGTGTGGCCACAAACTTGTGCAAGGAAATGTTGCAGGTGTGTCTTAACATGCTTATTGGTGAATGAATGTGGATGAGGATGCTTGTAGTGAGGTGTATTTGGGGAGGATGTGCTGACATACTTTTTATTAAGTGTATGAAGAGTGAAAGAATGTGTTTATGTAGCTGTAGAATACAGAGCCAGAGCTTCATTTGTGTGGTTCTTTCTCAGTATCTGTATCTACCCAGTTTTCTTTAGTTGATGTACACTTCTGTTCCCTATCACCTTTATTTTAGTCCTTTCCAAATATCTGTACATCTCTTGAAAggctgtatttttttgttatttaaacatcttccattttttttgctttttattgtgTTCCCTTAAATATCCAGCCAATCTTTCTTACTGTATTACTAGCTCTTTATATACTTCTTTGGTGTCCTTTCAATTAGCCAGCAGTTCATGCTCTATAAAGAGCAACTGATTCAAATTTGATTCCTCCATCAATATTTACCAGACTCAAACTTCAAAAGTGTAAAATTAAATAATTTGTAGTTTTTAAGTTTAATTGCAGgtgtaaatatattttttgctgGACATATTTAATATTTTGCTCATTTGTGTTGTAATACTAGGGTTCTTTTCATCAGTGTAAACACATACTGGTGTAAATGAAGATTGGAGAACACTTTAAGGGATGCAGAacaattttattttgtcttaaaTGCACTAGGATTttcctgtatttatttaatGCATGCACTGTACAAGTATCCTTAAAATCCACTCACAAATACACACCAAACACCTTGGTAAGAGAATAAAGTTAAACTGCTCCTTACCATGGACAGGCTGCTGTCAGCATGGGCTGTAACCGGTGTGATGTGAGGGTAAACAAAGCAAACAAGGCTGCTAAGGATCTGTTTGAGAAACTTGGTGCTAAAAATCTTACTGAAGCTGAGGACTGGCATCTCTTCTTCATGGACAGCAAGGCAATGACAGAAATGAAGGCCAGGTTAGTTTTGTCGTTATTTGTATACTGGATGTTATGTGTACCCTCAGTTAATGATTATTCCATTAACTTAATTCCATTATTTAAAATGGAATTCCATTAATTCCATTATTTAAATGGAATTGTAATTTATATTAGTATCGTGAAAGATAAGTATGATTATGAAATTATATAAATGAATGCATCAGATTTTGAGTGGGAAAAGTTGTTAATACAATATAGTTAGACAATTAGACATATGAGATAAAGATTGTAATATCTACGCATAACCATTAACTGTTACCTTGCATGGAGTCAGAGTAATTACTGCAGTAGGTGTTCTGATAAATTTGTTGCTGGGTCTCTTTCTTACAGGTGTAAGGGCCAAGGGCCATCACAGGTGCGCCAAGCAGTCCCTGAGGACATGGCTGGCGTGATGGCCATGATCCAAGAGTTGGCAGACTATGAGAAGATGTCTGATGGCCCTAAGATTAATGCTCACAGTATGTACTGGAGTAGGTCTTTATGTAGATCTTTGTAGCTGTCAGTCTAACTGCACAGCTCCAGTTCTCAGTTTGACAGGCTCTTCATACTGCTCACCATCTGTTCTTCCAGTGCTGGTCTTTAGTATTACAGTCAATTTATGTGTCCTATATCAGCTTTAGTGTAACAATCATGCTTAAATGTGAAACATGAAATTTCATCACCATTGTAATCTGTTGGAATCAATAGAGAGGTTTTAATTCACATCACAGAAATTCATGCCTTAATTCCTAAGCTGTGGATGTGAGAAAGAAGTGATGGCAACCCAGTGCTTTGTAGGCTGTGGGTGTCACATAGATTCTTTAGTCTGGATGGGCATTGTTTGAACTGGCTGCAGCAAATTTGGGATACTTTATATTCTTGGGTCACAGACAATACATCACCAAAATAAAGGCCTATCCACACTGGGAAGCATGGTTTGGAGCTTCCAAAGAGTTTCAAactgtttgcaaactgttttcAAACTGGCTGCCAGATATTTTGAGGCCTCATAAATAATGCATCATAGACCAATAATTTTCTCTGAGAGAAGGAATAATTACTGGCCATAACAATGACAATTTCCTTACCTGTTTGTGCAAAAATGTATGCATTTAATATGGTTTAATATGATTTAATATGATTTAATAACATTAAATTATGTTGAAGTTGGTCAGCTTTTACTCTGTCTCGCTGATGCCTCACAACTTATAAACTTTTAACTTTATGTAAAGGTTTAGTAACTGCCTACTTCCACCTTACTTTGTGTAAATATTGGGTTTTCACTTAAATTGGAAGTGTGATATATAAAATTTACTAGCATCCATGGAGCAATCTACTTGTCAAAATAATTGTCTATCCCTGGATTGGGTTGTAGCTTGTAATTAGCTTGTAGTTAATCTTTTTTTAGtacagagaataaaaaaatgtatcagAATATGTAATTTTCTATAATTCTCTAATGAAACTGTTATCCACTGGTCCATGTGGTGGCCCCAAGATGAAAATTTCACAAGATTGTATGATCAGAAATGCTTTGTGCCTATTAATGCTCAATTACCACAGTTCACTAAAAGTTTTTGTCTCATTTATGCCcattgttcatttattcatttattaggTATCCTTCTCACCCATAATCAATTACTCCTGCAGCTCTGGTGACAGATTCTTCTCCGGACACATTCTTTGAGTGCTTTGTAGCAGAGAGTGATGGAACACTGGTGGGCTATGCATTGCCCTACCATACTTTCTCATGCCAGGGTCGTGGTATATACATGGAGGATCTCTATGTGAAGCCAGCCCACCGTGGCCAAGGCCTGGGGACGGCCCTTATGGCTCGGGTTGCTCAGGTGAGTGTTATCTGCTAAGGCCTCAAGTTTAACACTCATTACTATTTTGGAAGAATATGTGAAGGAAGCCAGAGGAGAGAATACCCACATATTgctaaaaattatgaaaaattgtTAAGCAGAAATCAATGATAACACTTGGTCTGATGGGATTGGTCAGCCACGAAACAACAAATACTTGTATTACATTATCACCTCATGTtgtttgctttctctttcttggtTCAGTTTTGGCAACATGTTTCAAATTTTGACCAGTATCTTATTCGTGTAATTAATGGAGGTAAAGAAAGGTAACAGTTGGCATGACCCTGGCTGCCCACATACAGCGTAGATACACCCGTCACTCACACTTTTTGTTAATAtctcttatctatttatgtatctacattatatatatatatatatatatatatatatatatatatatatatatatatatatatatatatatatatatatatatatatatatatatattcagattgcccagtttttttcacttttgtcaGATGTTACTATGCCTTTGAGTTAGAGGTTGGGGGATGGAGTCAGCCACCGGATCTTGTTGATGCAGCCATAACCTAGGCCAGTGGTTCCCAATTTCATGCACCCTTCCAGGATATTCATGTACCTTCACACCTAGGGCAAAATTACATgagtatttcttgttttctctagttttaagactaaatgtatat
This window of the Scylla paramamosain isolate STU-SP2022 chromosome 1, ASM3559412v1, whole genome shotgun sequence genome carries:
- the LOC135102318 gene encoding thialysine N-epsilon-acetyltransferase-like — its product is MAGINIREARKTDAKKIFELMQQQAIEQNTVLPSHLTHEAVAEGGWGPAAVFMTFVAERKETKEGELVGYILAHRAYSTWEGRAMYIKEIYVVPASRHSGVATNLCKEMLQAAVSMGCNRCDVRVNKANKAAKDLFEKLGAKNLTEAEDWHLFFMDSKAMTEMKARCKGQGPSQVRQAVPEDMAGVMAMIQELADYEKMSDGPKINAHTLVTDSSPDTFFECFVAESDGTLVGYALPYHTFSCQGRGIYMEDLYVKPAHRGQGLGTALMARVAQRGLTLGADHLEFSVLSWNTPSTAFYQARGAINITADRGAQLYRFVDSVMRKCVQ